In one window of Miscanthus floridulus cultivar M001 chromosome 12, ASM1932011v1, whole genome shotgun sequence DNA:
- the LOC136496439 gene encoding EH domain-containing protein 1-like isoform X1 — MGPDSSPKKWSLKEQRAAYLQWFALADEDGDGRLTGNDALRFFAMSNLSKPELKQVWAIADSKRQGYLGFYEFMTAMQLVSLAQAGNEISQNTLSNADLDRLQPPTMEGLAKKLKKNSGNKGESAIVACHPSESPIPASWFNSKSGKKIPLKSVTSIIDGLKKSYIEKLRPLEKTYQFHDFVSPLLTSSDFDAKPMVMLLGQYSTGKTTFIKHLLKTSYPGAHIGPEPTTDRFVVITSGPDERCIPGNTIAVQADMPYSGLSSFGTAFLSKFECSQMPHPLLEHVTFVDTPGVLSGEKQRTQRSYDFTGVTSWFAAKCDLILLLFDPHKLDISDEFKRVIGSLRGHDDKIRIVLNKADQVDAQQLMRVYGALLWSLGKVLNTPEVMRVYIGSFNDKPIRETAAGPLGMELFQKEQDDLLSDLNDIPKKACDRRINEFVKRARAAKVHAHIISHLKKEMPALMGKAKAQQKLLDGLDEHFAKVQKELHLPPGDFPSVEEYRELLSAYNFDRFEKLRPKMVQGVDDMLAYDIPDLLKKFRNPYD, encoded by the exons GTTTGGGCGATCGCTGATTCCAAACGCCAGGGATATCTTGGATTCTACGAGTTTATGACTGCCATGCAG TTGGTTTCTCTTGCACAAGCAGGGAACGAAATCAGTCAAAACACCCTTTCAAATGCAG aCCTCGATAGGTTGCAGCCCCCCACAATGGAAGGTCTGGCTAAAAAACTA AAAAAGAACTCTGGAAACAAGGGCGAGTCTGCTATTGTTG CATGTCATCCATCAGAATCACCAATACCTGCCAGCTGGTTCAACTCCAAGTCAGGAAAGAAG ATTCCTTTGAAATCAGTCACTTCAATCATCGATGGGCTAAAGAAATCATACATTGAGAAGTTGAGGCCTTTGGAAAAAACTTATCAGTTCCATGACTTTGTCTCTCCCTTGCTG ACTAGCAGTGATTTTGATGCGAAGCCAATGGTCATGCTGTTGGGTCAATACTCCACGGGGAAAACAACATTCATAAAGCATTTACTAAAGACAAGTTATCCAG GTGCCCATATTGGACCAGAACCTACAACAGACAGATTTGTTGTCATCACT TCTGGACCGGATGAAAGATGCATTCCTGGAAACACCATTGCCGTTCAAGCTGACATGCCATACAGTGGCCTGTCATCTTTCGGAACAGCATTTTTATCAAAGTTTGAATGTTCTCAGATGCCACATCCA TTATTAGAGCATGTAACCTTCGTGGATACTCCTGGAGTTTTATCAGGGGAGAAGCAGCGAACGCAGCGCAGCTATGATTTCACTGGAGTTACGTCATGGTTTGCGGCCAAGTGTGACCTTATTCTTCTCCTGTTTGACCCGCATAAACTTGACATCAGCGATGAGTTCAAGCGTGTGATCGGGTCACTCCGCGGGCATGATGACAAAATACGCATAGTTCTCAACAAGGCAGACCAAGTTGATGCACAACAG CTGATGAGGGTGTATGGAGCACTGCTATGGTCGCTCGGGAAAGTCCTGAACACACCAGAAGTCATGCGTGTCTACATAGG TTCATTCAACGACAAGCCCATCAGGGAGACAGCGGCTGGCCCACTGGGCATGGAGCTGTTCCAGAAAGAACAAGATGACTTGCTCTCGGACCTCAACGACATCCCCAAGAAGGCCTGCGATCGTCGG ATCAACGAGTTTGTGAAGCGCGCTCGGGCCGCCAAAGTCCACGCGCACATAATCAGCCATCTGAAGAAAGAGATGCCCGCACTGATGGGCAAGGCCAAGGCTCAGCAAAAGCTGCTTGACGGCCTGGATGAACACTTCGCCAAG GTCCAGAAGGAGCTGCACCTGCCGCCAGGTGACTTCCCGAGCGTGGAGGAGTACAGGGAGCTCCTGAGCGCCTACAACTTCGACCGGTTCGAGAAGCTGAGGCCCAAGATGGTTCAGGGCGTGGATGACATGCTGGCCTATGATATCCCGGACCTCCTGAAGAAGTTCAGGAACCCCTACGACTGA
- the LOC136496439 gene encoding EH domain-containing protein 1-like isoform X2, with protein sequence MQTSIGCSPPQWKKKNSGNKGESAIVACHPSESPIPASWFNSKSGKKIPLKSVTSIIDGLKKSYIEKLRPLEKTYQFHDFVSPLLTSSDFDAKPMVMLLGQYSTGKTTFIKHLLKTSYPGAHIGPEPTTDRFVVITSGPDERCIPGNTIAVQADMPYSGLSSFGTAFLSKFECSQMPHPLLEHVTFVDTPGVLSGEKQRTQRSYDFTGVTSWFAAKCDLILLLFDPHKLDISDEFKRVIGSLRGHDDKIRIVLNKADQVDAQQLMRVYGALLWSLGKVLNTPEVMRVYIGSFNDKPIRETAAGPLGMELFQKEQDDLLSDLNDIPKKACDRRINEFVKRARAAKVHAHIISHLKKEMPALMGKAKAQQKLLDGLDEHFAKVQKELHLPPGDFPSVEEYRELLSAYNFDRFEKLRPKMVQGVDDMLAYDIPDLLKKFRNPYD encoded by the exons ATGCAG aCCTCGATAGGTTGCAGCCCCCCACAATGGAAG AAAAAGAACTCTGGAAACAAGGGCGAGTCTGCTATTGTTG CATGTCATCCATCAGAATCACCAATACCTGCCAGCTGGTTCAACTCCAAGTCAGGAAAGAAG ATTCCTTTGAAATCAGTCACTTCAATCATCGATGGGCTAAAGAAATCATACATTGAGAAGTTGAGGCCTTTGGAAAAAACTTATCAGTTCCATGACTTTGTCTCTCCCTTGCTG ACTAGCAGTGATTTTGATGCGAAGCCAATGGTCATGCTGTTGGGTCAATACTCCACGGGGAAAACAACATTCATAAAGCATTTACTAAAGACAAGTTATCCAG GTGCCCATATTGGACCAGAACCTACAACAGACAGATTTGTTGTCATCACT TCTGGACCGGATGAAAGATGCATTCCTGGAAACACCATTGCCGTTCAAGCTGACATGCCATACAGTGGCCTGTCATCTTTCGGAACAGCATTTTTATCAAAGTTTGAATGTTCTCAGATGCCACATCCA TTATTAGAGCATGTAACCTTCGTGGATACTCCTGGAGTTTTATCAGGGGAGAAGCAGCGAACGCAGCGCAGCTATGATTTCACTGGAGTTACGTCATGGTTTGCGGCCAAGTGTGACCTTATTCTTCTCCTGTTTGACCCGCATAAACTTGACATCAGCGATGAGTTCAAGCGTGTGATCGGGTCACTCCGCGGGCATGATGACAAAATACGCATAGTTCTCAACAAGGCAGACCAAGTTGATGCACAACAG CTGATGAGGGTGTATGGAGCACTGCTATGGTCGCTCGGGAAAGTCCTGAACACACCAGAAGTCATGCGTGTCTACATAGG TTCATTCAACGACAAGCCCATCAGGGAGACAGCGGCTGGCCCACTGGGCATGGAGCTGTTCCAGAAAGAACAAGATGACTTGCTCTCGGACCTCAACGACATCCCCAAGAAGGCCTGCGATCGTCGG ATCAACGAGTTTGTGAAGCGCGCTCGGGCCGCCAAAGTCCACGCGCACATAATCAGCCATCTGAAGAAAGAGATGCCCGCACTGATGGGCAAGGCCAAGGCTCAGCAAAAGCTGCTTGACGGCCTGGATGAACACTTCGCCAAG GTCCAGAAGGAGCTGCACCTGCCGCCAGGTGACTTCCCGAGCGTGGAGGAGTACAGGGAGCTCCTGAGCGCCTACAACTTCGACCGGTTCGAGAAGCTGAGGCCCAAGATGGTTCAGGGCGTGGATGACATGCTGGCCTATGATATCCCGGACCTCCTGAAGAAGTTCAGGAACCCCTACGACTGA